The Streptomyces rimosus genomic interval TGACGCCCAGCACCTGCTCGATCGGATTGAGCAGGAAGTAGACGAGGAAGGCCAGCCCCACCGCGTTCAGCAGCCAGGGGATCTCCTTGAAGCGGCCGGTCGCCGTCCGCAGCAGGATGAAGGCCAGCACGCCCATGCCGATGCCGTTGGTGATGCTGTAGGTGAACGGCATCGAGATGATCGTCAGGAACGCCGGGACGGCGACGGTGAAGTCGCTCCAGTCGATCTCCCGGACGTTGGCCGACATGATCAGGAAGCCGACGACCAGCAGGGCGGGCGTCGCGGCCTGCGACGGCACGACCGTCGCCAGCGGCGTGAAGACCAGCGCCAGCAGGAAGAGCCCGCCGGTCACCACGTTCGCCAGGCCCGTACGGGCCCCCTCGCCGACGCCCGCGGTGGACTCCACGAAGCAGGTGTTGGCCGAGGCCGAGCCGACGCCGCCGGCCGCGACCGCGATGCCGTCCACCATCAGGATGCGGCCCATGCCGGGCAGGCTGCCGTTCTCGTCGGTCAGCCCGGCCTCCTCGCCGACGCCGATGATCGTGCCCATCGCGTCGAAGAAGCCGGACAGCAGCACGGTGAAGACGAAGAGGCAGCCGGTCAGCAGGCCGACCTCCTTGAAGCCGCCGAACAGGCTGATCTGGCCGATCAGGCCGAAGTCGGGGGCGCCGACGAGGCTGTCCGGCACGTTCGGCACGGCCAGGCCCCAGCTCGCGTCGGGGATCTCGGCGACGGCGTTGATGATGATCGCGACGACCGCCATCACGACCATGCCGATCAGGATCGCGCCCTTGGTCTTCCGCACGGTCAGCACGAACATCAGCGCCAGGCCGACGACGAAGACCAGCACCGGCCAGCCCTGGAGCTGGCCGCCCTGGCCCAGCGCCAGCGGCACGGTGGTGTGCGCGGCGTCCGGGTTACGGGTGACGAAGCCCGCGTCCACCAGGCCGACCAGCGAGATGAACAGGCCGATGCCGATCGCGATGGCGCGCCGCAGCCCGTTCGGGATGGCGTCCATGACCCGCTGCCGCAGGCCGGAGGCGACCAGGATCATCAGCACCAGCCCGGCCAGTACGACCATGCCCATCGCGTCCGGCCAGCTCATCTTGGGGGCGAGCTGGAGGGAGACGACGGCGTTGATGCCGAGGCCGGCGGCGACGGCGATCGGCACATTGCCGATGACGCCCATCAGGAGCGTGGACAGGCCCGCCATCAGGGCGGTGGCGGTGACCAGCTGGCCGTTGTCGAGGTGGTGCCCGAACTTGTCCTGGCCGGCGCCGAGGATGATCGGGTTCAGCACGACGATGTACGCCATGGCGAAGAAGGTGGCGAGACCGCCGCGCAGCTCGCGGGAGACCGTCGATCCCCGCTCGGAGATCTTGAAGAACCGGTCGAGACCGTTCT includes:
- a CDS encoding NCS2 family permease translates to MSPSAPTPVDAVQSPGPQPPKNGLDRFFKISERGSTVSRELRGGLATFFAMAYIVVLNPIILGAGQDKFGHHLDNGQLVTATALMAGLSTLLMGVIGNVPIAVAAGLGINAVVSLQLAPKMSWPDAMGMVVLAGLVLMILVASGLRQRVMDAIPNGLRRAIAIGIGLFISLVGLVDAGFVTRNPDAAHTTVPLALGQGGQLQGWPVLVFVVGLALMFVLTVRKTKGAILIGMVVMAVVAIIINAVAEIPDASWGLAVPNVPDSLVGAPDFGLIGQISLFGGFKEVGLLTGCLFVFTVLLSGFFDAMGTIIGVGEEAGLTDENGSLPGMGRILMVDGIAVAAGGVGSASANTCFVESTAGVGEGARTGLANVVTGGLFLLALVFTPLATVVPSQAATPALLVVGFLIMSANVREIDWSDFTVAVPAFLTIISMPFTYSITNGIGMGVLAFILLRTATGRFKEIPWLLNAVGLAFLVYFLLNPIEQVLGVR